The following proteins are co-located in the Flammeovirga kamogawensis genome:
- a CDS encoding DUF4153 domain-containing protein, protein MKILSLQNLSDTIYKSIIRFPFTLLCAIFGTFLLFYSIGNEIHSNIWFIRGIHGAQLGIPVFIAATYLSENLHLSIIKSYLLKSISLIILIIYLMTMPKELTYINFSRWILLTIFTHLLIFIAPNINKGTQLDFWIFSKNIIATFIESLFYSIIIFIGISIALLSIDSLFNINIDEDIYLKLLTFCGFFLNTLFFICKAPIVRNQKEEFSYSTILKNFTQYIMFPLVTIYMVILYAYSVKIIFIQDWPKGWVSMLSIGFSTLGIISFLFIYPIKNNNQNKWIPIYTKVFFYALFPIIILFIAAIWTRITDYGITENRYYLIILAVWLVIVALNMLLKGQNNIKIIPISLCVLTLISSFGPISAFQVAKKSQTHRLNQLAKKEKWVNDDGFWITNIDHSYSPKVENARSIISYLSDYHGYNSLQAFFPQPMNSFLADSLSKWEVKNVLLKKMGLTSLNNSSIVEKNKDEYSIHFYSNTEYENLHLIDIKKYNYLLNVNTNSIDLEYKLIQDNKNIIFKINNNDNSIGSLEIDGIIYTVNLDTNLLKNAKEDTTLSVESEAFTMLLYSLTGDKDKEQLSITHMRAMFLIK, encoded by the coding sequence ATGAAAATACTATCTCTCCAAAATTTATCAGATACAATTTATAAAAGTATCATTAGATTTCCTTTTACACTCTTGTGTGCCATATTTGGTACTTTTCTTCTATTCTACTCAATAGGAAATGAGATTCATTCCAATATTTGGTTTATTAGAGGTATACATGGAGCTCAACTAGGTATTCCTGTTTTTATAGCTGCAACCTACCTTTCAGAAAATTTACATCTATCCATTATAAAAAGCTACTTACTTAAAAGTATCTCATTAATTATATTAATCATATACTTAATGACGATGCCAAAAGAGCTTACTTACATCAATTTTTCTAGATGGATTCTCCTAACCATTTTTACACACTTACTTATTTTTATAGCACCAAATATAAATAAAGGTACACAGTTAGATTTTTGGATTTTCTCTAAAAATATTATTGCAACATTTATAGAGAGCTTATTTTATTCAATTATTATTTTTATTGGGATATCTATAGCACTTCTTTCAATTGACTCTTTATTTAATATCAATATTGATGAAGACATTTATTTAAAACTACTGACATTCTGCGGATTCTTTCTAAATACTCTATTTTTTATTTGCAAAGCTCCTATTGTAAGAAACCAAAAGGAAGAGTTTTCATACTCTACAATACTCAAAAATTTCACTCAGTACATTATGTTCCCATTGGTTACAATCTACATGGTGATTCTTTATGCTTATTCTGTAAAAATAATATTTATCCAAGATTGGCCTAAAGGGTGGGTATCTATGCTAAGTATTGGTTTCTCGACCTTAGGCATTATTTCGTTTTTATTTATATATCCCATTAAAAATAACAATCAAAATAAATGGATTCCAATCTATACTAAAGTATTCTTTTACGCACTTTTTCCTATCATCATATTATTTATTGCTGCTATATGGACAAGAATCACTGACTATGGAATCACAGAAAATAGATACTATCTAATCATACTAGCAGTATGGCTTGTTATTGTAGCTTTAAACATGCTATTGAAAGGACAAAATAATATTAAGATTATTCCTATCTCACTTTGCGTACTCACTTTGATCTCTTCATTTGGACCTATAAGTGCATTTCAAGTTGCAAAAAAAAGTCAAACGCATCGATTAAATCAGTTGGCTAAAAAGGAAAAATGGGTTAATGATGATGGCTTTTGGATAACTAACATCGATCACTCATACTCTCCTAAAGTAGAAAATGCTCGATCAATAATTAGTTATTTAAGTGATTACCATGGATATAATTCTTTACAAGCATTTTTCCCTCAACCAATGAATTCTTTTTTAGCCGATTCTTTAAGTAAATGGGAAGTAAAGAATGTTTTATTGAAAAAAATGGGACTAACCTCATTAAATAATAGTTCTATTGTTGAAAAGAACAAAGACGAATATTCAATACATTTTTATAGTAACACTGAATATGAAAACTTACATTTAATTGATATCAAAAAGTATAATTACTTATTAAATGTAAATACTAATTCAATTGATTTAGAATACAAACTGATTCAAGATAATAAGAACATCATTTTTAAAATTAATAATAATGATAATTCTATTGGATCTTTAGAGATAGATGGAATTATATATACAGTTAATTTAGATACTAACCTACTTAAAAATGCAAAAGAGGACACCACACTATCTGTAGAGTCAGAAGCCTTTACAATGCTTTTATACAGTCTAACCGGAGATAAAGATAAGGAGCAATTAAGCATCACACATATGAGAGCAATGTTTTTGATTAAATAA
- the purE gene encoding 5-(carboxyamino)imidazole ribonucleotide mutase codes for MKVGIIMGSQSDLKVMSEAAQVLEELGVEYELTVVSAHRTPERMFDYATSAKKRGLAAIVAGAGGAAHLPGMVASMTSIPVIGVPVKSRNSIDGWDSILSILQMPSGVPVATVALDGAKNAGILAAKIVGVTDSKVSDNVEKFMQDMKDKVLTSANEIETDGWESKI; via the coding sequence ATGAAAGTAGGTATTATTATGGGAAGTCAGTCTGACTTAAAGGTGATGTCAGAGGCTGCTCAAGTATTAGAAGAGCTAGGAGTTGAATATGAATTAACAGTTGTATCTGCACACAGAACACCTGAAAGAATGTTTGATTACGCAACGTCAGCAAAAAAGAGAGGACTAGCTGCAATTGTTGCAGGTGCTGGAGGAGCTGCTCACCTACCAGGCATGGTTGCTTCAATGACTTCTATTCCAGTAATTGGAGTACCTGTAAAATCGAGAAATTCTATTGATGGATGGGATTCAATATTATCTATTTTACAAATGCCATCAGGAGTACCTGTGGCAACTGTAGCTTTAGATGGAGCAAAAAATGCAGGAATATTGGCAGCTAAAATTGTTGGCGTCACAGATTCGAAAGTATCTGATAACGTTGAGAAATTTATGCAAGACATGAAAGATAAAGTTCTTACCTCTGCTAATGAAATAGAAACAGACGGTTGGGAATCTAAAATATAA
- a CDS encoding NAD(P) transhydrogenase subunit alpha: protein MEQILAFLDDNTLAMLSLLVLSSFLGMEIIGKVPTVLHTPLMSGANAISGVVVIGAIILIRRAEATDYLTLVLGFIGIALAMINVVGGFAVTNRMLDMFKKKERK from the coding sequence ATGGAACAAATATTAGCATTTTTAGATGATAACACATTAGCAATGTTATCGCTGTTAGTACTTTCTTCATTCTTAGGAATGGAAATTATTGGTAAGGTACCAACAGTTTTGCATACTCCTTTAATGTCAGGTGCAAATGCAATTTCAGGTGTTGTAGTAATTGGTGCAATCATTCTTATTAGAAGAGCAGAAGCAACAGATTACTTAACGTTAGTATTAGGTTTTATTGGTATCGCATTAGCAATGATCAACGTTGTTGGAGGTTTTGCTGTAACCAATAGAATGTTAGACATGTTCAAGAAAAAAGAACGTAAATAA
- a CDS encoding NAD(P)(+) transhydrogenase (Re/Si-specific) subunit beta, translated as MDISNLIDLLYLVSIIVFIIGLKGLSHPETARKGNRVAALGMGMAIVISLFAPETSGSNNYPWIIGAMLIGGGIGFVSSKKVAMTKMPEMVSLFNGLGGACAMLIGIAEFGNLPQGTDMMSGAVLTNIFAMFVGAVSLTGSLVAYGKLNGSLRDNFTLPAPQIINLVSLVGIIALSVMIMTQPELNMALVYALLGLSLFYGIAFVTPIGGGDMPVVISLLNSVTGIGATGAGLIYGNNIMIIGGILVGASGVILTVMMCEAMNRSLVNVLIGNLGASGGGSGSGREEIVKEVNIADLAIQLKYADKVAIVPGYGLAVAQAQHICHEIEAALESEGVEVRYAIHPVAGRMPGHMNVLLAESDVDYDKLLELEPANSSFPSTDVVLVIGANDVVNPSAKDDSASPIYGMPILDVETAKNVVVFKRGMSTGYAGVQNPLFFGDKTKMLFGDAKASLGKLKDEIANA; from the coding sequence ATGGATATATCAAATTTAATAGATTTACTATACTTAGTAAGTATAATCGTTTTTATAATAGGTTTAAAAGGATTGTCTCACCCAGAAACTGCTCGTAAAGGTAATAGAGTAGCAGCTTTAGGTATGGGTATGGCTATCGTTATTTCTCTTTTTGCTCCAGAAACATCAGGTAGTAATAATTACCCTTGGATTATTGGTGCTATGTTAATTGGTGGTGGTATTGGTTTCGTATCTTCGAAAAAAGTAGCTATGACAAAAATGCCAGAAATGGTGTCATTATTTAATGGTCTTGGCGGTGCTTGTGCTATGTTAATTGGTATTGCAGAATTTGGTAACCTTCCTCAAGGTACTGATATGATGAGTGGTGCTGTTTTAACAAACATCTTTGCAATGTTTGTAGGTGCTGTTTCTTTAACTGGTTCTTTAGTAGCTTATGGTAAATTAAATGGTTCTTTAAGAGATAACTTTACTTTACCAGCTCCACAAATAATTAACTTAGTTTCTTTAGTAGGAATTATTGCTCTATCTGTAATGATAATGACGCAGCCTGAATTAAATATGGCTTTAGTGTATGCATTATTAGGTTTATCTTTATTCTACGGTATTGCATTTGTAACGCCAATTGGTGGTGGTGATATGCCTGTAGTGATATCATTACTAAACTCTGTAACGGGTATTGGAGCAACAGGTGCTGGTCTTATTTACGGAAATAACATTATGATTATTGGTGGTATCCTTGTAGGTGCTTCTGGAGTTATCTTAACTGTTATGATGTGTGAGGCAATGAACCGTTCTTTAGTAAATGTACTGATTGGTAATTTAGGTGCTTCTGGTGGAGGATCTGGATCTGGTCGTGAAGAGATAGTTAAAGAAGTAAATATTGCTGACCTTGCTATTCAATTAAAATATGCTGACAAAGTTGCTATCGTTCCTGGTTATGGATTAGCAGTGGCACAAGCACAACATATTTGTCATGAAATAGAAGCAGCTTTAGAAAGTGAAGGTGTTGAAGTACGTTATGCAATACATCCTGTAGCAGGACGTATGCCAGGTCATATGAACGTATTGTTAGCTGAATCTGATGTAGATTATGACAAATTATTAGAATTAGAGCCAGCAAATAGTAGCTTCCCATCAACAGATGTTGTACTTGTAATTGGAGCAAATGATGTTGTGAACCCATCAGCAAAAGATGATTCTGCATCTCCAATTTATGGTATGCCAATTTTAGATGTTGAGACAGCTAAGAATGTTGTTGTTTTCAAACGTGGTATGAGTACTGGTTATGCTGGTGTTCAAAACCCATTATTCTTTGGTGATAAAACAAAGATGTTATTTGGTGATGCAAAAGCATCATTAGGTAAATTAAAAGACGAAATAGCAAATGCTTAA
- the dnaK gene encoding molecular chaperone DnaK: protein MGKIIGIDLGTTNSCVSVMEGNEPVVIENAEGKRTTPSIVAFLADGERKVGDPAKRQAITNPQNTIASVKRFMGKQYSDCSNEISQMAYEVVEGPNNTPRVKIGDKLYTPQEISAITLQKMKKTAEDYLGTEVSEAVITVPAYFNDAERQATKEAGEIAGLKVSRIVNEPTAAALAYGLDKANNDKKIAVFDLGGGTFDISILELGDGVFEVLSTNGDTHLGGDDFDKVIIDWLAEEFMKDHPTIDLRKDPMALQRLKEAAEKAKIELSSGAKTDINLPYITPVDGVPQHLMKELSRADFERLADSLVQRSLEPCRKALQDADLSTSDIDEVILVGGSTRIPKVQEEVEKFFGKKPSKGVNPDEVVAIGAAIQGGVLTGEVKDVLLLDVTPLSLGIETMGGVMTKLIDANTTIPTKKSQVFSTAADNQPSVDIHVLQGERPVVAGNKTLGRFQLNDIPPAPRGVPQIEVTFDIDANGIVNVSAKDKATGKEQRIKIEASSGLTEEEIQKMKDEAAANADADKATKDRAEKLNEADSMVFQTEKQLKEYGDKLSEGNKTAIEAAVKDLKEAHAAQDVEKIQPALDALNAAWQAASQEMYQATGGEGAPGADPNAAGPEGAAQGGADADDVTDVDFEEVK from the coding sequence ATGGGAAAAATCATTGGTATTGATTTAGGAACAACGAACTCTTGTGTTTCTGTAATGGAAGGTAACGAGCCAGTTGTTATTGAGAACGCTGAAGGAAAAAGAACAACACCTTCAATAGTAGCATTTTTAGCAGACGGAGAACGTAAAGTAGGTGATCCTGCAAAACGTCAAGCAATAACAAACCCACAAAATACTATCGCTTCTGTTAAGCGTTTTATGGGTAAACAATATTCTGACTGTAGTAACGAAATTTCACAAATGGCATATGAGGTGGTTGAAGGACCAAATAATACTCCTCGTGTAAAAATTGGTGATAAATTATATACTCCTCAAGAAATTTCAGCAATTACTCTTCAAAAAATGAAGAAAACTGCTGAAGATTATTTAGGAACTGAAGTATCTGAGGCTGTAATTACAGTTCCAGCTTATTTCAATGATGCGGAACGTCAAGCAACAAAAGAAGCAGGTGAAATTGCAGGTTTAAAAGTTTCTCGTATTGTAAACGAGCCAACTGCAGCAGCATTAGCTTATGGCTTAGACAAAGCAAATAACGATAAAAAAATAGCAGTATTTGACCTTGGTGGTGGTACTTTCGATATTTCTATCCTTGAATTAGGAGATGGTGTATTTGAAGTGTTATCAACAAATGGTGATACTCACTTAGGTGGTGATGACTTTGATAAAGTTATTATTGACTGGTTAGCTGAAGAATTTATGAAAGATCATCCAACAATTGATCTTCGTAAAGACCCTATGGCATTACAACGTTTGAAAGAAGCTGCTGAAAAAGCTAAAATTGAGCTTTCTTCAGGTGCTAAAACAGATATTAACTTACCATATATCACTCCAGTTGACGGTGTACCTCAACACTTGATGAAAGAATTATCTCGTGCTGACTTTGAACGTTTAGCTGATTCTTTAGTACAAAGATCTTTAGAGCCTTGCCGTAAAGCATTACAAGATGCTGACTTAAGTACTTCTGATATTGACGAAGTAATCTTAGTTGGTGGTTCTACTCGTATCCCTAAAGTACAAGAAGAAGTAGAGAAATTCTTTGGTAAAAAACCTTCTAAAGGTGTAAACCCTGACGAAGTAGTAGCAATTGGTGCTGCAATTCAAGGTGGTGTATTAACAGGTGAAGTAAAAGATGTTCTTTTATTAGATGTTACTCCTCTATCTTTAGGTATTGAAACAATGGGTGGCGTAATGACGAAATTAATCGACGCTAACACTACAATTCCTACTAAGAAATCTCAAGTGTTCTCTACTGCTGCTGATAATCAGCCATCTGTAGATATTCACGTTCTTCAAGGTGAAAGACCAGTAGTTGCAGGAAACAAAACTTTAGGTCGTTTCCAATTAAATGATATCCCTCCAGCACCTCGTGGTGTACCTCAAATCGAAGTAACTTTTGATATTGATGCGAACGGTATTGTAAATGTATCTGCAAAAGATAAAGCAACAGGAAAAGAGCAAAGAATTAAGATCGAAGCATCTTCAGGATTAACAGAAGAGGAAATCCAAAAAATGAAGGATGAAGCAGCAGCAAATGCTGATGCTGATAAAGCTACAAAAGATCGTGCTGAAAAATTAAATGAAGCAGATTCTATGGTATTCCAAACTGAAAAGCAGTTAAAAGAATACGGTGATAAGCTTTCTGAAGGTAACAAAACTGCAATTGAAGCAGCAGTAAAAGACTTAAAAGAAGCTCACGCTGCTCAAGATGTTGAGAAAATCCAACCTGCTTTAGATGCATTAAATGCAGCATGGCAAGCGGCTTCTCAAGAAATGTATCAAGCAACAGGTGGTGAAGGTGCTCCAGGTGCTGATCCAAATGCTGCAGGTCCAGAAGGTGCTGCTCAAGGTGGTGCTGACGCTGACGATGTTACAGATGTAGACTTCGAAGAAGTAAAATAA
- a CDS encoding tetratricopeptide repeat protein has protein sequence MKLKNKLLIGFSILFFSAAVYQSCTSSGDKESENEENTTASLDPHASMNLPYPDSIFLGTETCKSCHEEEYHKWKGSNHDRSMEIATAETVLGDFNNVKFVENNVKSRFFKKGDKFFVNTQGPDGKNHDYEIKYTFGVEPLQNYMVEMEKGKIQLIRETWDTEKKRWFNQHDDLDDIQHYEWLHWSNGGGNWNTMCADCHSTNVRKNYDFEKDSFDTKYSIINVSCEACHGPGKEHVDFVNSEEFEEKKDFVEGLYVQQFVKGESARTLVESCAPCHSRRSQLVQNFKYGESFYEQFAPEILREGMYYHDGQILNEVYVYGSFIQSKMYQHDVKCTDCHDPHKAELKFKDMNKICAQCHEPKDYQVKSHTLHDTGKDVRCVDCHMVGEVYMGNDYRRDHSFRIPRPDLSLKYEGTPNACNACHTDKSVKWAVDNAEKMWGKLPHDWKDTLALGRHYDEEYVVSLKQMVDEQTAPFIARATAVYYLARTQGDQSVEAVIGALKDPEPLVRLTAIQNLSHLSLDQRVSYLSPYLMDPSRSVRVSTAIALGDVEEGRFKGKWKKAFDDATAEMKIYFRQAKDFREGPFGEGQYMERRKDYDKAIACYQQSLKFDTLMNEARFSLARIYSIQGKLGLAKKELDNAIAVDPSSADAYYSKGLLFAETKEWSEAAKALKKSTELNPQNSRAFYNLGLIYQKMGDIQIAEKTYLTGLKYTKQDPSLRYALAALYEQTGQKQKASLYWKWLKANYPNDPRFN, from the coding sequence ATGAAATTAAAGAATAAATTACTTATTGGTTTTTCTATCTTATTCTTTTCAGCCGCAGTTTATCAAAGCTGTACATCGTCTGGAGATAAAGAATCAGAAAATGAAGAAAATACAACTGCTTCATTAGATCCACATGCTTCCATGAATCTACCTTATCCAGATTCAATTTTTTTAGGAACAGAAACTTGTAAATCTTGTCATGAAGAAGAGTACCATAAATGGAAAGGTTCTAATCATGACAGGTCAATGGAAATAGCCACTGCTGAAACAGTTCTTGGTGATTTCAATAATGTGAAATTTGTTGAGAACAATGTAAAGAGCAGATTCTTTAAAAAAGGAGATAAGTTCTTTGTGAATACTCAAGGGCCTGATGGTAAAAATCATGACTATGAAATAAAATATACTTTTGGTGTAGAACCTCTTCAAAACTACATGGTAGAAATGGAGAAAGGTAAAATACAGCTAATAAGAGAAACTTGGGATACAGAAAAGAAAAGGTGGTTTAATCAACATGATGATTTAGATGATATTCAACATTATGAGTGGTTACATTGGTCTAACGGTGGCGGAAATTGGAATACCATGTGTGCAGATTGTCACTCAACTAATGTTAGAAAGAATTATGATTTTGAAAAAGATTCATTTGATACTAAATATTCAATAATCAATGTAAGCTGTGAAGCCTGTCATGGTCCAGGTAAAGAGCATGTTGACTTTGTTAACTCTGAAGAGTTTGAGGAGAAAAAAGATTTTGTTGAAGGCTTGTACGTTCAACAATTTGTGAAAGGTGAATCAGCTAGAACCTTAGTAGAGTCTTGTGCTCCTTGTCACTCAAGAAGATCTCAATTAGTACAGAACTTTAAGTACGGAGAAAGTTTTTATGAACAATTTGCTCCAGAAATTCTAAGAGAAGGAATGTATTACCATGATGGTCAAATTTTGAATGAGGTTTATGTTTATGGCTCTTTTATTCAAAGTAAAATGTACCAACACGACGTAAAATGTACTGACTGTCATGATCCTCATAAAGCTGAATTAAAGTTTAAGGACATGAATAAAATATGTGCACAATGTCATGAACCTAAAGACTATCAGGTGAAGTCACATACCTTACATGATACAGGAAAAGATGTTCGTTGTGTAGATTGTCATATGGTTGGAGAAGTTTATATGGGTAATGATTATAGACGTGATCATAGTTTCCGTATTCCTAGACCAGATTTAAGTTTAAAATATGAAGGAACTCCAAACGCATGTAATGCATGTCACACAGATAAATCGGTTAAATGGGCTGTAGACAATGCAGAAAAAATGTGGGGTAAACTACCACATGATTGGAAAGATACATTAGCACTTGGGCGCCATTACGATGAAGAGTATGTTGTTTCTTTAAAGCAAATGGTTGATGAGCAAACAGCACCTTTTATTGCTAGAGCAACTGCAGTGTATTATTTAGCGAGAACACAAGGAGATCAATCTGTAGAGGCAGTAATTGGAGCTTTAAAAGATCCAGAGCCATTGGTAAGATTAACAGCTATCCAGAATTTATCTCATTTATCCTTAGATCAAAGAGTATCTTATCTTAGTCCTTATTTAATGGACCCTTCTCGATCTGTTCGTGTGTCTACTGCAATTGCTTTAGGCGATGTTGAAGAAGGAAGGTTTAAAGGTAAATGGAAAAAAGCATTTGATGATGCTACAGCTGAAATGAAAATATATTTCCGTCAAGCTAAGGATTTCCGTGAGGGCCCATTTGGTGAAGGGCAGTATATGGAAAGAAGAAAAGATTATGATAAAGCTATTGCTTGTTATCAGCAGTCATTAAAGTTTGATACGTTAATGAATGAAGCAAGATTTAGTTTAGCACGTATCTATTCTATTCAAGGAAAATTAGGTCTTGCAAAAAAAGAGCTTGATAATGCAATTGCTGTAGATCCATCCTCTGCAGATGCTTATTATTCTAAAGGATTATTGTTTGCAGAAACAAAAGAATGGTCAGAAGCTGCAAAAGCACTAAAGAAATCAACTGAATTAAATCCTCAAAATTCGAGAGCATTTTATAATTTAGGATTGATATATCAGAAAATGGGTGATATCCAAATTGCAGAGAAGACATATTTAACTGGGTTGAAATATACAAAGCAAGATCCTTCATTGAGATATGCTTTAGCAGCTTTGTATGAGCAAACAGGACAAAAACAAAAAGCGAGTTTATATTGGAAGTGGCTTAAAGCTAATTATCCAAATGATCCAAGATTTAATTAA
- the ald gene encoding alanine dehydrogenase — protein sequence MIIGVPKEIKNNENRVALTPGGAKELIKRGHQVYVQSTAGIGSGFSDDEYKAVGVNLLPTIEETYAIAEMIMKVKEPIEAEYPLIKENQLLFTYFHFASYEPLTMAMIEQKSICLAYETVEKTDRSLPLLIPMSEVAGRMATQEGAKFLEKPMGGRGILLGGVPGVKPAKVIVIGGGIVGTQATKIAAGMGADVTIMDIDLYRLRQLDDIMPANVKTMVSSEHNIREEIKNADMVVGAVLIPGAKAPHLITRDMLSTMREGAVLVDVAVDQGGCFETTKPTTHAEPVFEVDGVMHYCVANMPGAVPYTSTLALTNATLPYAIQLADKGWEKACRDNEELKKGLNIVSGDVVYKAVADAFNLEYKDVEDYLLANA from the coding sequence ATGATTATTGGCGTTCCAAAAGAAATTAAGAACAACGAAAATCGCGTTGCTCTAACACCTGGTGGTGCAAAAGAACTTATCAAAAGAGGACATCAAGTTTATGTTCAATCTACTGCAGGTATTGGTAGTGGATTCTCTGATGATGAATACAAAGCAGTTGGAGTGAATCTTCTACCAACAATTGAAGAGACATATGCAATTGCAGAAATGATTATGAAGGTAAAAGAGCCAATTGAAGCTGAATACCCTCTTATTAAAGAAAATCAGCTCCTCTTTACTTATTTCCATTTTGCTTCGTATGAACCTTTAACAATGGCAATGATAGAGCAAAAATCTATCTGTTTAGCTTATGAGACAGTTGAAAAAACGGATAGAAGTCTTCCTTTATTAATTCCAATGTCTGAAGTTGCTGGTAGAATGGCCACTCAAGAAGGTGCTAAATTTTTAGAAAAACCAATGGGTGGACGTGGTATTTTACTTGGAGGAGTACCTGGTGTTAAGCCTGCAAAAGTTATCGTAATTGGTGGAGGTATTGTTGGTACTCAAGCTACTAAAATTGCAGCTGGAATGGGTGCTGATGTAACAATTATGGATATAGATCTATATAGATTACGTCAATTAGATGACATCATGCCTGCAAATGTAAAAACAATGGTTTCTTCTGAACATAATATTAGAGAAGAAATTAAAAATGCTGATATGGTAGTTGGTGCTGTACTTATCCCTGGAGCAAAAGCACCTCATTTAATTACAAGAGATATGCTTAGCACTATGAGAGAAGGTGCTGTTCTTGTAGATGTAGCTGTTGATCAGGGTGGGTGTTTTGAAACAACAAAACCAACGACTCATGCAGAACCTGTATTCGAAGTAGATGGTGTAATGCATTATTGCGTTGCTAATATGCCAGGTGCTGTACCTTATACATCAACTCTTGCTTTAACAAATGCTACACTCCCTTATGCTATTCAGTTAGCTGATAAAGGATGGGAAAAAGCTTGTAGAGACAACGAAGAATTGAAAAAAGGATTAAACATTGTTAGTGGTGATGTTGTATACAAAGCTGTTGCTGATGCTTTTAATCTTGAATATAAAGATGTTGAAGACTATCTTTTAGCGAATGCATAA
- a CDS encoding M23 family metallopeptidase: MAKIKYYYDTETCRYERVRTSTFDIFINITGLLFACSLFGFFFSAIYIKYFPSAEEARLKKENTDLLYSHKLLQKEVTEVSDVLASLQDRDDRIYRVIFEAEPIPQEIRQAGTGGSQKYQDLLDKKLAREDMILSTLSKIDNLKRQMYVQTKSYDEIVDLALNKSKMMAAIPAIQPVDNKDLKRLASGYGMRIHPILKVKKMHTGIDFSAPKGTPIYATGDGKVIKARKSNRGYGWEIEIDHGFGYVSKYAHQSKFYVKRGQKVTRGQKIGEVGSTGSSTAPHLHYEVIHKRKKVNPIKYFSKNITADQYSTLLEKASVENQSLGY, encoded by the coding sequence ATGGCAAAAATAAAATATTACTACGATACAGAAACATGCCGCTATGAAAGAGTAAGAACATCGACCTTTGATATCTTTATAAATATCACAGGATTATTGTTTGCTTGCTCTCTATTTGGCTTTTTCTTTTCAGCTATATATATAAAGTATTTCCCATCTGCTGAAGAGGCAAGATTAAAAAAGGAAAATACAGATTTATTATACTCACACAAACTTCTTCAAAAAGAAGTTACCGAAGTTTCTGACGTCTTGGCCTCATTACAAGATAGAGACGATAGAATTTATCGTGTAATTTTTGAAGCAGAACCAATTCCTCAAGAAATTAGACAAGCTGGTACAGGTGGTAGTCAGAAATATCAAGACCTTCTTGATAAGAAATTGGCTAGAGAAGACATGATCTTATCAACCTTATCTAAGATTGATAATTTAAAGCGACAAATGTATGTACAAACAAAGTCATACGACGAAATTGTTGATCTAGCTTTAAATAAATCAAAAATGATGGCAGCTATTCCTGCTATTCAACCTGTAGATAATAAAGATTTAAAAAGATTAGCATCAGGGTATGGTATGCGAATTCATCCTATATTAAAGGTTAAGAAAATGCATACTGGTATTGATTTCTCTGCACCAAAAGGTACACCTATTTATGCCACTGGTGATGGAAAAGTTATAAAAGCTCGAAAATCTAATAGAGGTTACGGTTGGGAAATTGAAATTGATCATGGCTTTGGTTATGTTTCTAAATACGCACACCAATCTAAATTCTATGTAAAGAGAGGTCAAAAAGTTACTAGAGGTCAAAAAATAGGTGAAGTTGGAAGTACAGGTTCCTCAACTGCACCACACCTACATTATGAAGTAATTCATAAAAGAAAGAAAGTTAACCCTATCAAATACTTCTCGAAAAATATTACTGCAGACCAATATTCTACATTATTAGAAAAAGCATCTGTGGAAAACCAATCATTAGGGTACTAA